In Cellvibrio polysaccharolyticus, a genomic segment contains:
- a CDS encoding glycosyltransferase family 2 protein has protein sequence MQDITSTKPLVSIVIATYNMVQYLGQAIDSLLAQDWRPLEIIVVNDGSTDNTDELMKKYEHRPEVKYIPTVNQGQPKAKNIGLRNTTGDFIAFCDADDLWEANKLSLQMPLFNDPKVGVVYSEISNIDENGHRYEKPAVYKRHSGDVKNQMLLRNFVPFGTAVIRRACLDKNGGFDEQFRMGIDWDLWLRYSLDWHFAYIPQRTYIYREWSGQMSTNYRGRYDHAFRILNNFLQQHSQHFDQALVRKAKADMYIGQGNAIAVNESTFFEPLKNYLNGVLICPSYIYGWKSLAKLFLGRHKKQYA, from the coding sequence ATGCAAGATATAACGTCAACCAAACCACTTGTCAGCATTGTTATAGCGACCTATAACATGGTTCAGTACCTCGGCCAGGCCATTGATTCATTGTTGGCTCAGGATTGGCGACCGCTGGAAATCATCGTTGTTAATGATGGCTCCACAGACAACACCGATGAACTGATGAAAAAATATGAGCACCGGCCGGAAGTAAAATATATTCCTACGGTGAATCAGGGACAACCGAAAGCCAAAAATATCGGCCTGCGGAATACCACCGGCGATTTCATTGCCTTTTGCGATGCCGACGATTTATGGGAAGCCAATAAGCTTTCCTTACAAATGCCACTATTTAATGACCCTAAAGTCGGTGTTGTTTACAGTGAAATCAGTAATATTGACGAAAATGGCCATCGTTACGAAAAACCGGCTGTATACAAACGTCACTCTGGCGATGTAAAAAATCAGATGCTCCTTAGGAACTTCGTACCTTTTGGTACAGCGGTCATCCGTCGCGCCTGTCTTGATAAAAATGGTGGTTTCGATGAACAATTCAGGATGGGAATCGACTGGGATTTATGGCTTCGCTACTCGCTTGACTGGCACTTTGCTTATATACCCCAGCGCACTTACATCTACCGCGAATGGTCAGGACAAATGTCTACCAACTACCGCGGTCGCTACGACCATGCATTTCGTATCCTGAACAACTTTCTGCAACAGCATAGCCAGCACTTCGATCAGGCATTGGTCAGGAAGGCCAAAGCCGATATGTATATTGGCCAAGGCAATGCTATCGCAGTCAATGAATCCACTTTTTTTGAGCCATTGAAGAATTACCTTAACGGCGTACTTATTTGTCCTTCCTATATTTATGGATGGAAATCACTCGCCAAGTTATTTTTAGGAAGACACAAGAAGCAGTATGCTTAA
- a CDS encoding phenylacetate--CoA ligase family protein yields MSNDTDRFLGKLAFSLWDKKQGGHRTREYQRLQKQQYYSPAEIENLQTEKLTQLLSHAWQSSSWYRNIMEKNGILPGSLVTLADLRKFPITTKSDIRENTEQFISSAYQKSALKKAKTGGSTGVSLDLYFDQLCQQKRNAAQMYADSLAGWQVGSRVAAVWGNPPVARTLQQKIRSGLLEKTIYLDTMHLDKESMTTFVERWREFQPDVIFGHAHSIYIFASFLLAEKITDLRPKGIVATSMMLLDHERQVIEEAFNTAVTNRYGCEETGLIAVECEQHQGMHINSSHIILESVDDNGLPVTDGTPGKLVVTDLNNYGMPLIRYRIEDVGVLSSRPCSCGRQLPILERLEGRVADFLKKKNGGQVAGVSLVERTLTDIPGLQQMQLVQESLDTLIVNRVRGAEYNENTDAALKDELQSVFGNDVFIDIRDVEKIPQEKSGKYRFSICKI; encoded by the coding sequence ATGAGCAATGACACGGACAGATTCCTGGGCAAACTGGCTTTCAGTCTCTGGGACAAAAAACAGGGTGGGCACCGGACCCGGGAATATCAACGCCTGCAAAAACAACAATATTATTCACCGGCTGAAATTGAAAACCTGCAAACGGAAAAGCTGACGCAACTTCTCAGCCATGCCTGGCAGAGCAGCAGCTGGTATCGCAACATCATGGAGAAAAACGGAATTTTGCCAGGAAGTCTGGTCACGCTCGCGGATCTGCGCAAATTCCCCATCACCACCAAAAGTGATATCCGCGAAAATACCGAACAGTTTATCAGCAGCGCTTATCAAAAGAGTGCTCTGAAAAAAGCCAAAACCGGCGGTTCTACCGGCGTTTCGCTGGACCTTTACTTTGACCAACTCTGCCAACAAAAGCGCAACGCAGCGCAAATGTATGCTGATAGTTTAGCTGGCTGGCAGGTAGGTAGTCGGGTTGCCGCCGTTTGGGGTAACCCCCCGGTTGCCAGAACGCTCCAGCAAAAAATTCGCTCCGGATTATTGGAAAAAACTATTTATCTCGACACCATGCACCTTGATAAAGAAAGTATGACCACTTTCGTTGAGCGGTGGCGAGAATTTCAACCCGACGTTATCTTTGGACATGCCCATTCCATTTATATTTTTGCCAGTTTTTTGCTTGCAGAAAAGATCACTGATCTTCGCCCTAAAGGTATTGTTGCCACTTCAATGATGTTGCTGGATCACGAACGTCAGGTCATTGAAGAAGCCTTCAACACGGCTGTAACAAACCGCTATGGCTGTGAAGAAACCGGTCTTATTGCCGTCGAGTGTGAACAGCATCAGGGCATGCACATCAATAGCTCCCACATTATTTTGGAATCTGTTGATGATAATGGCCTGCCCGTTACCGATGGCACGCCCGGAAAACTGGTAGTTACCGATCTGAACAATTACGGTATGCCATTAATACGCTATCGCATTGAAGATGTAGGCGTGCTCAGCAGCCGACCGTGTTCATGTGGTCGACAATTGCCGATACTCGAAAGACTCGAAGGGCGAGTGGCGGACTTTCTTAAAAAGAAAAATGGCGGTCAGGTTGCCGGCGTATCCCTGGTGGAGCGAACGCTTACCGATATTCCCGGGTTGCAACAAATGCAACTGGTTCAGGAATCTCTTGATACGCTCATCGTCAACCGTGTACGTGGCGCAGAATACAATGAAAACACGGATGCGGCCTTGAAAGACGAATTGCAGAGCGTGTTTGGCAACGATGTATTTATCGACATACGTGATGTTGAAAAAATTCCGCAGGAAAAATCCGGCAAGTACAGGTTCTCCATATGCAAGATATAA
- a CDS encoding glycosyltransferase translates to MKITILVDALHSIAAGSERQIFKLAEGLTAHKHDVELVLLRDTAFTRDGFDFPCAVRTLGISRIFSWNAIKTLMAFRQQLIQQGVQVVHAWFPDACILAPALLKSSRLRIITSRRDMGLIYHGKPSWIFRRLAFRTDAVVSNSAAVAELISQQEQLPDHKKHIIYNGIDAFDTDSNAHEAIFSATESIKLILVANVKPVKRTLDAIKAVHALLVTGHVVELALAGEKQDATYVQEIEAFIAEKGIADAIHWLGQVNEPRRLLSQADIGLLVSDSEGLSNTLMEYMQAGLPVVATNVGGNPELIIDGLNGILIEKGDITGLADAIASLANEPATKTYYGECAKARIEQEFSLKAMVIQHENLYGS, encoded by the coding sequence ATGAAAATTACCATCCTCGTCGATGCGTTGCACAGTATTGCCGCCGGTAGCGAACGACAAATTTTCAAGCTGGCAGAAGGTTTAACCGCACACAAACACGATGTTGAGCTGGTGCTTTTAAGAGATACCGCCTTCACCCGCGATGGCTTTGATTTCCCCTGCGCGGTACGAACGCTTGGCATCAGCCGAATTTTTAGCTGGAATGCGATCAAAACCCTGATGGCTTTCCGCCAACAGTTGATCCAGCAAGGTGTGCAGGTAGTTCATGCCTGGTTCCCGGATGCCTGTATTCTGGCTCCTGCGTTGCTGAAATCCTCAAGGCTCCGCATCATCACGTCACGCAGAGACATGGGATTAATTTACCACGGCAAACCCTCGTGGATTTTTCGCAGGCTCGCCTTCCGAACGGACGCTGTGGTTTCCAACTCAGCAGCGGTCGCTGAGTTGATTAGCCAACAGGAACAATTACCGGACCATAAAAAACACATTATCTACAATGGCATCGACGCCTTTGATACCGATAGCAATGCGCATGAAGCAATTTTTTCGGCCACTGAAAGCATCAAGCTGATTCTGGTCGCCAACGTCAAACCGGTCAAACGAACTCTGGACGCCATCAAAGCGGTACATGCTCTACTGGTTACCGGACATGTGGTGGAACTGGCACTGGCAGGCGAAAAACAGGACGCCACCTATGTTCAGGAAATAGAAGCCTTTATCGCCGAAAAAGGTATTGCCGATGCCATCCATTGGCTGGGGCAAGTCAATGAGCCACGCCGCCTATTATCGCAAGCCGATATCGGCCTGCTGGTATCAGACTCGGAAGGGTTGTCCAATACGCTAATGGAATATATGCAAGCCGGCTTGCCCGTGGTAGCAACCAATGTTGGTGGCAACCCGGAATTGATTATCGACGGCCTGAACGGCATTTTAATTGAAAAAGGTGATATCACCGGCCTGGCAGATGCCATAGCGTCACTTGCCAATGAGCCAGCAACAAAAACTTATTATGGTGAGTGTGCCAAGGCGCGCATTGAGCAGGAGTTCTCTCTCAAAGCCATGGTAATCCAACACGAAAACCTGTACGGCAGTTAA
- a CDS encoding glycosyltransferase family 2 protein: protein MEIIFWISALLVIYIYAGYPLLLKVLPAHKPGIQIAPSEPPKVTVLIAAYNEAAHIEATIRNKLDQQYPADHLNIIVISDESTDGTDDIVQTIAAEDKRVSLIRQSPRQGKTSALNLAMASVHSDIVIFSDANSIYHPDAVHNLVECFQDQSVGYVTGKMIYVTTEGKVAGDGCSAYMKYENLLRRLETRVSSVVGVDGGIDAIRRDLYQNMQADQLPDFVQPLKVVTQGKRVVYCEKALLNEEILEDDQKEFNMRVRVSLRAYWAMADMRHLFNPKHYGVFSLQLISHKFLRYLAFIPLIIAFISNGFITGNDPFYAFTYAVQILFYGAAAWAALSGSSHHKLLKLPHYFCLINIASLIAFIRYSRGEKIVMWKPRGGQETR from the coding sequence GTGGAAATTATCTTCTGGATTAGCGCCTTGCTGGTTATTTATATCTACGCAGGCTACCCGCTCTTGTTAAAGGTTTTACCGGCTCATAAACCGGGTATACAAATTGCCCCCAGCGAACCGCCCAAAGTAACGGTATTGATCGCGGCTTATAATGAAGCAGCCCATATAGAGGCGACCATTCGCAACAAACTTGACCAGCAGTATCCGGCAGACCATCTGAATATTATTGTCATCTCGGATGAGTCTACGGATGGCACTGATGACATTGTGCAAACTATTGCCGCAGAAGATAAACGGGTGAGTCTGATAAGACAGTCACCACGACAAGGTAAAACCAGCGCGCTCAATCTGGCAATGGCCTCGGTACACAGTGATATTGTTATCTTTTCGGATGCCAATAGCATTTATCACCCGGATGCAGTCCACAACCTGGTGGAATGCTTTCAGGATCAATCCGTGGGTTATGTTACCGGTAAAATGATCTACGTCACCACTGAAGGCAAAGTGGCCGGTGATGGCTGTAGCGCTTACATGAAATACGAAAACTTGCTGCGCCGACTGGAAACCCGCGTTTCATCCGTCGTTGGAGTGGATGGCGGTATTGATGCCATTCGTCGCGACCTTTACCAGAACATGCAAGCAGACCAATTACCCGATTTTGTACAGCCGTTAAAGGTGGTCACTCAGGGCAAGCGCGTGGTCTATTGTGAAAAAGCTTTGCTCAATGAAGAAATTCTTGAAGACGATCAGAAAGAATTTAATATGCGTGTTCGGGTTTCGTTACGGGCGTATTGGGCAATGGCCGACATGCGCCACCTCTTCAACCCGAAACATTATGGCGTTTTTTCACTGCAACTGATCTCCCATAAATTCCTGCGCTACCTGGCGTTTATACCGCTAATTATTGCTTTTATCAGCAACGGCTTTATCACTGGCAACGATCCCTTCTATGCGTTTACTTATGCCGTACAAATTCTATTTTACGGCGCGGCCGCATGGGCGGCATTGAGCGGTAGCTCCCACCATAAACTGTTAAAGCTACCCCATTACTTCTGCCTGATTAATATTGCTTCGCTGATTGCGTTTATCCGCTATTCGAGAGGCGAAAAAATTGTGATGTGGAAACCTCGCGGCGGACAGGAAACCCGATGA
- the xrt gene encoding exosortase, with protein sequence MEVRTPPHIPRKFSGLSRWLPLLLVTAFVILFFTTWTSLFERWTRWDEGLSHGLLIIAAFFYFFYNSLPWQTYKDPIALRLSLLILLVIFSVTQALAWHLNIFIIEQLAILPLLFLFYASIYGLKTAWQQRLVFALLIFAIPVWDQLNDLLLSMSSNVVGWMVKAIGMPALIEGNSIFIPYGHILIADGCSGIRYFVIALALGYIISLLNHYNIKRMLMTLLVAASIGLFANWIRIFILILVGHETKMQSPLMADHEYFGWILFGCLCLPAIYFAPVVRQPQRSPISLQLPSLLSIIAGIILLASGPLAVWLLTNKPAFTDWQTRLEITSNPANVTLPIPVTLAAGGFHETRRVERDGVAVYINIDHYQRVDKTDKLVPYLPRLFNNESWAIQEQTGSEILPGVLTRFRQKAGIREVVQLQWLEVGPYRTGSMSQAKLLQIPAAITQSPFFTIVTLQTPCDAQACDNVVPVFNDVISDFMLLKDN encoded by the coding sequence ATGGAAGTTCGCACCCCACCCCACATTCCCCGGAAATTTTCCGGTCTTTCCCGATGGCTGCCTTTATTGCTGGTCACAGCCTTTGTTATTCTTTTTTTCACTACCTGGACAAGTCTTTTTGAACGCTGGACTCGCTGGGACGAAGGGCTTTCCCATGGCCTGTTGATTATCGCCGCATTCTTTTATTTCTTTTATAACAGCCTGCCCTGGCAAACGTACAAAGACCCCATCGCTCTTCGGCTGAGCCTCTTGATCCTTCTCGTGATTTTTTCTGTCACTCAAGCGCTTGCCTGGCATCTGAATATCTTCATTATTGAACAACTTGCCATCCTGCCGCTGCTATTTCTTTTTTATGCCTCGATCTACGGTCTGAAAACTGCCTGGCAGCAACGACTGGTATTTGCTCTGCTCATTTTTGCCATCCCGGTTTGGGATCAACTCAATGATTTGCTACTGTCGATGAGCAGTAACGTGGTGGGCTGGATGGTCAAGGCGATCGGCATGCCTGCACTTATTGAAGGCAATAGTATTTTTATTCCCTACGGGCATATTCTTATTGCCGATGGCTGCTCAGGCATTCGTTATTTCGTTATCGCCCTCGCCCTGGGTTACATCATCAGCCTGTTAAATCACTACAACATCAAGCGCATGCTGATGACACTGCTGGTTGCAGCATCAATCGGTTTATTCGCCAACTGGATTCGAATATTTATTTTGATTCTGGTAGGTCACGAAACAAAAATGCAAAGCCCGCTGATGGCAGACCATGAATATTTTGGCTGGATATTATTCGGCTGCCTGTGTTTACCTGCCATCTACTTTGCCCCGGTTGTGCGCCAACCGCAAAGATCACCCATCAGCCTGCAATTACCCTCGTTGCTCTCCATTATTGCAGGCATCATCCTGCTGGCATCCGGCCCTCTGGCGGTATGGTTACTGACGAACAAACCAGCATTTACCGACTGGCAAACCCGGCTGGAGATTACCAGTAACCCGGCCAATGTGACTTTGCCCATCCCGGTTACACTCGCCGCTGGCGGGTTTCATGAAACCCGCCGCGTTGAGCGCGATGGTGTAGCGGTTTATATCAACATCGACCATTACCAACGTGTCGATAAAACAGACAAGCTTGTTCCTTATCTGCCCCGCTTGTTTAACAACGAAAGCTGGGCAATACAGGAGCAAACCGGCTCCGAAATCCTCCCCGGTGTGTTAACGCGCTTTCGACAAAAAGCCGGAATCCGGGAAGTGGTGCAACTGCAATGGCTGGAAGTGGGCCCATACCGGACGGGCTCAATGAGCCAGGCAAAATTACTGCAGATACCGGCAGCAATAACGCAGTCACCTTTTTTTACTATTGTGACATTGCAAACACCTTGTGATGCCCAAGCCTGTGACAATGTCGTCCCGGTATTTAACGACGTCATTTCTGATTTCATGCTGTTGAAGGACAACTAA
- a CDS encoding PEP-CTERM sorting domain-containing protein, protein MKAFMKTLLAGGALLAAASTTQAAVISINVFDDAAAAEALFLSKLNHHVTEDFENLPLHGFAQSHSNDQLAWVDTATTFQTSVGDFTLVTPGGTNAGDTERSTELKIEDSSTGEEGREVASGNWLDSNDAKKVQWNISIGGAPFNAIGFYLADANDQGARLILKLTDGSEVDATYQLTSALPNGNIKYITLTSDVSISSASLIFDTGYAARDGWGIDNVTVGQVPEPGTLLLLGLGLLGLGAARRRMRS, encoded by the coding sequence ATGAAAGCATTTATGAAAACGCTGTTGGCTGGAGGAGCATTGCTCGCTGCAGCTTCCACTACCCAGGCTGCTGTTATCAGCATTAATGTATTTGATGACGCTGCCGCGGCTGAAGCCCTTTTTCTCAGCAAATTGAACCATCATGTAACGGAAGATTTTGAAAATCTGCCACTGCATGGTTTTGCCCAGTCACACTCTAACGACCAATTGGCCTGGGTTGATACTGCAACCACCTTTCAAACCAGCGTTGGCGACTTTACTCTGGTAACTCCTGGCGGCACCAATGCCGGTGACACCGAGCGATCTACAGAATTGAAAATTGAAGACTCTTCTACGGGCGAAGAAGGCCGTGAAGTAGCATCAGGAAACTGGCTCGATAGCAACGATGCCAAGAAAGTGCAGTGGAACATCTCCATCGGTGGCGCACCGTTCAATGCCATCGGCTTTTATCTGGCTGATGCCAACGACCAGGGCGCTCGCCTGATCCTGAAGTTGACCGACGGCAGCGAAGTTGATGCTACTTATCAACTGACCAGTGCCCTGCCAAACGGCAATATCAAGTACATTACTCTTACCAGCGATGTAAGCATCTCCAGCGCCAGCCTGATTTTTGATACAGGTTATGCCGCTCGTGATGGCTGGGGCATTGATAACGTGACCGTTGGCCAAGTACCGGAACCAGGCACTTTGTTGCTGCTCGGTTTGGGTCTGCTGGGTCTCGGTGCTGCACGTCGTCGCATGCGCTCCTGA
- a CDS encoding fibronectin type III domain-containing protein, protein MSRNICRFFCQQSLLVMSLLTVACGGGGSDSGSDSRPVTTGSSSSATSIAPTPSSAQQASSIPSPNGTATPANLHSNEISATSVSLAWDAVSMGTQAVQYRITRNGKIIATTESPTYNDNGLEPGQQYLYRVQSGTTSWSAYTGALAIRTAPAGTAANSSSSASGRPGELPYDNQPPSIPSGFQATNVKDTRIDLVWQAARDNVGVSVYEIHRNGDLVATISGRVLTYLDQNLSPNTRYTYTLRARDGAGNVSGFSLPLDAQTIGTLSTTGVKLTWQHPQQRENGRYLELNEIRGYELRYRPDSLSAYKVVAIPGNTTTAYTSASWSPHWDFEIAVYDNKGLYSEFVALRPQ, encoded by the coding sequence ATGAGCCGTAACATTTGTCGATTTTTTTGCCAGCAGTCGCTGCTGGTAATGAGCTTGCTTACAGTAGCCTGTGGTGGTGGCGGCAGCGACTCGGGTTCAGACTCTCGTCCGGTAACCACCGGCTCATCGTCATCAGCAACCTCAATTGCTCCGACACCTTCCAGCGCTCAACAAGCTTCGTCTATCCCGTCGCCAAACGGTACCGCCACTCCAGCCAATTTACACAGCAATGAAATATCGGCGACCAGCGTGAGCCTGGCGTGGGATGCGGTGTCGATGGGCACTCAGGCAGTTCAGTATCGCATTACCCGCAACGGCAAAATCATTGCTACTACAGAGTCTCCCACCTATAACGATAATGGACTGGAACCCGGCCAACAATATCTCTACCGGGTACAGAGTGGCACCACCAGTTGGTCAGCTTACACAGGAGCGCTGGCAATTCGTACCGCGCCTGCAGGCACAGCGGCTAACTCCAGCAGCTCGGCATCGGGAAGACCTGGCGAACTTCCTTACGACAACCAGCCCCCATCAATCCCCTCCGGCTTCCAGGCCACCAACGTTAAAGACACACGTATTGATCTGGTATGGCAAGCAGCACGCGATAACGTCGGGGTCAGTGTTTATGAGATTCATCGTAATGGCGACCTGGTAGCCACCATCAGTGGCCGGGTGCTGACCTATCTGGATCAGAACCTCTCGCCCAACACCCGCTATACCTACACTCTTCGTGCTCGCGACGGCGCTGGTAACGTCTCCGGTTTTAGTCTGCCGCTGGATGCCCAAACTATCGGGACCCTGAGTACGACCGGTGTAAAATTGACATGGCAACACCCGCAACAACGCGAAAACGGCCGCTATCTGGAGCTGAATGAAATTCGGGGTTATGAATTGCGTTATCGCCCCGACAGCCTGAGCGCTTACAAAGTGGTGGCCATCCCTGGAAATACCACCACCGCCTATACTTCAGCGTCCTGGTCCCCCCATTGGGATTTTGAGATTGCCGTTTATGACAACAAAGGCTTGTATAGCGAATTTGTCGCGCTCAGACCTCAATAG
- the prsR gene encoding PEP-CTERM-box response regulator transcription factor yields MSKQNARKTTLLIIEDDRGLQSQLRWHFDQFETVFAENRQDAIAALRLHEAAVIIQDLGLPPDEDGVDEGFKCIQDILRISPASKIIVMTGKTDHEHAIRAVAMGAYDYYQKPVDPATLDLIVQRAFHIHELEADNRRLSQAQQEPLHGLITHDPLMLKICRQLEKISPTTVTCTLLGESGTGKEVLARAIHQLSPRRDRRFIAINCAAVPENLIESELFGYEKGAFTGANKQTMGKVETAHEGTLFLDEIGDMPLNLQSKLLRFLQERVIERVGGRTEIPVDVRVICATNKNLQQMVYDGTFREDLFYRICEMTVEIPPLRMRSGDKVLLARHFMNRFAKEHRQQITGFTPDAVASIESYTWPGNIREMENKVKRAVIMADSRHITRDDLGLEIAGDLSLNLRHVRQEAERNAILRALSMTDNNISAAAKLLGITRPTFYDLIKKYDMPVTQVPNGIENE; encoded by the coding sequence ATGAGCAAACAGAACGCCCGTAAGACCACCCTGTTGATTATCGAAGATGACCGGGGCTTGCAAAGCCAGCTGCGCTGGCACTTCGACCAGTTTGAAACCGTATTTGCCGAAAACCGTCAGGACGCCATTGCCGCCCTGCGCCTGCATGAAGCTGCAGTCATTATTCAGGATCTCGGGTTACCGCCCGATGAAGATGGTGTAGACGAAGGCTTCAAATGCATTCAGGATATTTTACGCATCTCCCCGGCCAGCAAAATTATCGTGATGACCGGAAAAACCGATCACGAACATGCCATCCGCGCCGTCGCTATGGGTGCCTACGATTACTATCAAAAACCGGTTGATCCCGCCACGCTCGACTTGATCGTGCAGCGCGCCTTTCATATTCATGAACTGGAAGCGGACAACCGTCGCCTCAGCCAGGCACAACAGGAACCTTTACACGGCCTGATTACGCACGACCCGCTGATGCTGAAGATTTGCCGCCAGCTGGAAAAGATCTCGCCAACCACTGTCACCTGCACCCTGCTTGGTGAAAGCGGCACCGGCAAAGAAGTATTAGCCCGAGCCATCCACCAGCTGAGCCCTCGCCGCGACAGGCGCTTTATCGCCATCAACTGCGCCGCCGTGCCGGAAAACCTGATCGAAAGCGAGCTGTTTGGCTACGAGAAAGGCGCTTTTACCGGCGCTAACAAGCAAACTATGGGCAAGGTGGAAACCGCCCATGAAGGCACACTGTTTCTTGACGAAATAGGCGACATGCCACTGAATTTGCAGTCCAAATTACTGCGTTTTCTGCAAGAGCGGGTTATCGAACGGGTGGGCGGACGCACCGAAATCCCGGTCGATGTGCGGGTGATCTGCGCTACCAACAAGAACTTGCAACAAATGGTGTATGACGGCACCTTCCGCGAAGACCTGTTTTACCGCATCTGCGAGATGACGGTGGAGATTCCACCGCTGCGCATGCGCAGCGGCGACAAGGTTTTGCTGGCCCGCCATTTTATGAACCGTTTTGCCAAAGAACATCGCCAGCAAATTACCGGTTTTACACCGGATGCGGTGGCCTCCATTGAATCCTATACCTGGCCGGGCAACATTCGGGAGATGGAAAACAAAGTCAAACGCGCGGTGATTATGGCAGACAGCCGGCATATAACCCGTGACGATCTTGGTTTGGAGATCGCCGGCGATCTATCCCTGAACTTGCGCCACGTGCGGCAGGAAGCGGAAAGAAATGCAATTTTACGCGCCCTGAGTATGACCGATAACAACATCTCCGCCGCCGCAAAACTACTGGGCATAACCCGCCCAACTTTTTATGACCTTATCAAAAAATACGATATGCCCGTTACGCAAGTACCAAATGGCATCGAAAATGAGTGA